One window from the genome of Anopheles merus strain MAF chromosome 3R, AmerM5.1, whole genome shotgun sequence encodes:
- the LOC121597483 gene encoding stress-induced-phosphoprotein 1 yields MATPESKQLALQEKDLGNAAYKKKDFETALQHYRTALTHDPTDITFHNNIAAVYFEQKEFKKCIEECEKAVEVGRENRADYKLIAKAFTRTGNAYRKLEDYKSAKTYFEKSLSEHRTPEVKSLLSDTEKKIKEMERLAYIDPSKAEEEKEKGNEYFKQGDYSTAVKHYSEAIKRNPDDAKLYSNRAACYTKLAAFDLGLKDCETCCRLDETFIKGWIRKGKILQVMQKSSEALTAYQKALEIDPNNAEALEGYRACTMAVHADPKEVWKKAMNDPEVQQILKDPAMRVILEQMQNDPKAVQEHLKNPQVASKIQKLLESGIIQIY; encoded by the exons ATGGCCACTCCAGAAAGCAAGCAGCTGGCATTACAGGAAAAGGATCTCGGCAATGCGGCGTACAAAAAGAAGGATTTCGAGACAGCCCTTCAGCACTACCGCACGGCGTTGACGCATGACCCGACGGACATTACATTCCACAACAACATTGCGGCAGTATACTTTGAGCAGAAGGAGTTCAAAAAGTGTATCGAGGAGTGCGAGAAGGCTGTTGAGGTAGGTCGTGAAAACCGGGCCGACTACAAGCTTATCGCGAAGGCGTTCACCCGCACCGGCAATGCGTACCGCAAGCTGGAGGACTACAAATCCGCCAAGACCTACTTCGAGAAGTCGCTCTCGGAACACCGGACCCCGGAGGTGAAGTCGTTGCTTAGTGACACCGAGAAGAAAATAAAGGAGATGGAAAGACTGGCCTACATCGATCCGTCAAAggcggaggaggagaaggaaaagggTAACGAGTATTTCAAGCAGGGCGACTACAGCACAGCCGTCAAGCACTACTCCGAAGCGATCAAACGCAATCCGGACGATGCAAAACTGTACAGCAACCGTGCGGCCTGCTATACGAAGCTGGCCGCCTTCGATCTGGGTCTGAAGGATTGCGAAACGTGCTGCCGATTAGACGAAACTTTCATCAAAGGGTGGATCCGCAAGGGCAAAATTCTGCAGGTGATGCAGAAATCGTCCGAAGCGCTCACTGCCTATCAGAAAGCCCTAGAGATCGATCCGAACAATGCGGAAGCGCTGGAAGGCTACCGGGCATGCACAATGGCAGTCCACGCCGACCCGAAAGAGGTGTGGAAGAAGGCCATGAACGATCCGGAAGTGCAACAGATTCTCAAAGATCCGGCGATGCGTGTCATTCTCGAGCAGATGCAAAACGATCCAAAGGCAGTGCAAGA GCATCTCAAGAATCCTCAAGTAGCATCCAAAATTCAGAAACTGCTAGAGTCTGGAATCATTCAAATCTACTGA